A section of the Akkermansia muciniphila genome encodes:
- a CDS encoding rubrerythrin family protein, translating into MTKTIENLKAAITGESTASATYAAYAAKAGQEGQPLIQRLFEAASKAESVHAANHNKVLEKLGAAMDPIDIQIHVGTTAENLKAAIAGETHEFESMYPEFIAVAEEEGQKAAVRSFTWATEAEKEHADFYAAALKALENGDTSALPRQYWICLVCGDTFKSLEGVEACPLCGTKAEKFLVIG; encoded by the coding sequence ATGACTAAAACCATAGAAAACCTGAAAGCCGCCATTACGGGAGAAAGCACAGCCTCCGCCACTTACGCAGCCTATGCCGCCAAAGCCGGACAGGAAGGGCAGCCCCTCATTCAACGGCTGTTTGAAGCCGCTTCCAAGGCCGAGTCCGTACATGCCGCCAACCACAACAAGGTTTTGGAAAAACTGGGCGCAGCCATGGACCCCATCGACATCCAGATTCACGTAGGAACCACCGCGGAAAACCTGAAAGCCGCCATTGCCGGGGAAACCCATGAATTTGAAAGCATGTACCCCGAATTCATTGCCGTGGCGGAAGAGGAAGGCCAGAAAGCCGCCGTCCGTTCCTTCACATGGGCCACGGAAGCGGAAAAGGAACACGCAGATTTTTATGCCGCCGCCCTCAAGGCGCTGGAAAACGGAGACACCAGCGCCCTTCCCAGGCAGTACTGGATCTGCCTGGTCTGCGGGGACACCTTCAAGTCCCTGGAAGGCGTGGAAGCCTGCCCTCTCTGCGGCACCAAGGCTGAAAAATTCCTCGTCATCGGATAA
- a CDS encoding M42 family metallopeptidase → MNLELLRQVCVTPGAPGFEDKIRDFIIQEVAPLVDAVRVDNLGSVIAIVEGKDTEKTMMAAAHMDEIGFMVRHIDDKGFIKFLPLGGFDAKTLTAQRVIVHGKKDLIGVMGVKPIHVMSPAERTKLPEVTDFFIDLGMSKEEVEKYVSVGDSVTRERDLVEMGDCVNVKSLDNRAGCYVLIEALRAIKASKKKPSCNFVAAFTVQEEVGLRGAQAGTLDIQPDFSIALDVTIACDIPGTPAHDQVSHLGAGAAIKLYDGSVIADRRMVKFMKAMADANKIKWQVEMLPAGGTDAGAMQKFVPGGSIAGAISVPTRNVHQVIEMAHKDDLDASVALLTACAMNVDKWDWSWNSVNECPVEKPAKASKTAAKPAKAAAKKKKAK, encoded by the coding sequence ATGAATTTGGAACTGCTTCGTCAGGTTTGCGTAACTCCGGGCGCTCCGGGGTTTGAAGACAAAATCCGTGATTTCATCATCCAGGAAGTGGCCCCGCTGGTGGATGCCGTGCGCGTGGACAATCTGGGCAGCGTCATTGCCATCGTGGAAGGCAAGGACACGGAAAAAACCATGATGGCCGCCGCCCACATGGATGAAATCGGCTTCATGGTCCGTCACATTGACGACAAGGGGTTCATCAAATTCCTCCCCCTGGGCGGTTTTGACGCCAAGACGCTGACGGCCCAGCGCGTCATCGTCCACGGCAAAAAAGACCTCATCGGCGTCATGGGCGTGAAGCCCATCCACGTGATGTCCCCGGCGGAACGCACCAAGCTGCCGGAAGTGACCGATTTCTTCATTGACCTGGGCATGAGCAAGGAGGAAGTGGAAAAATACGTCTCCGTGGGCGACTCCGTCACCCGCGAACGCGACCTGGTGGAAATGGGGGACTGCGTGAACGTGAAGTCCCTGGACAACCGCGCCGGGTGCTACGTGCTCATTGAAGCCCTCCGCGCCATCAAGGCTTCCAAAAAGAAGCCCTCCTGCAACTTCGTGGCCGCCTTCACCGTACAGGAGGAAGTGGGCCTGAGAGGCGCCCAGGCCGGCACGCTGGACATCCAGCCGGACTTCTCCATCGCCCTGGACGTCACCATCGCCTGTGACATTCCCGGCACCCCGGCTCACGACCAGGTCTCCCATCTGGGGGCGGGGGCCGCCATCAAGCTGTATGACGGCTCCGTGATTGCGGACCGCCGCATGGTGAAGTTCATGAAGGCCATGGCGGACGCCAACAAGATCAAATGGCAGGTGGAAATGCTGCCCGCAGGCGGCACGGACGCAGGCGCCATGCAGAAATTCGTACCGGGCGGCTCCATTGCCGGGGCCATCTCCGTTCCCACCCGCAACGTTCACCAGGTTATTGAAATGGCGCATAAGGATGACCTGGACGCTTCCGTAGCGCTCCTGACCGCCTGTGCCATGAACGTGGACAAATGGGACTGGTCCTGGAACTCCGTCAATGAATGCCCTGTGGAAAAACCCGCCAAGGCATCCAAAACGGCAGCCAAGCCCGCCAAAGCCGCCGCCAAGAAGAAAAAGGCCAAGTAA
- a CDS encoding phosphoethanolamine transferase — translation MTPPHASTRSAERYADQPGVLSAVFQALRAAFFPRRMRCLWAAGLAAALVVNPYVLNDGQSVLMSCMGIACSASLLCGIILLCLKYRFTAYVVLPAVILFNAGLYMMQMRYGLTLNLSVLSSMAETNFREACAFCTAASVTGALLLAGFIYLAIYWSRRSLRQKATWGALACIWSLYGIFLLLGIPATSYSSEPLYLYYTSDKAKGWPLVDFVMAYKLADEYVTQDASRFNELRNLPSCAEPLSGCDAPDDLAVVFHMGESVRADHLSLNGYHRNTMPLLSREPNVVSFPHATSFGIVTRISAIGMFTDAELSRRRPAHSSFIDLFNKHGFRTVRIMDLCGDSIHDYSLGILTRNCRERKQTAPLHQTPGMMQERTSLVMEEALKQHGKSKQFYVIYNNGSHMAFSYPEQAERFTPASCNMDDPKARLEETVNAYDNSIVDLDASVHRMIARLKDRPAIYFYCSDHGVALGEEGKMFQGHVLPPVYRPAMFVWYSDAFASRYPEMVRALKANRLKAVSHDHIFHTLLSLASIRSEVVRNGLNLASPDARETPAPFQPEVLAEWQAAPAPPQPLP, via the coding sequence ATGACCCCTCCCCATGCATCCACCCGTTCCGCAGAACGGTACGCGGACCAGCCAGGCGTTCTTTCCGCCGTCTTCCAGGCTCTTCGCGCCGCGTTCTTTCCGCGCCGCATGCGCTGCCTGTGGGCGGCCGGCCTTGCCGCGGCCCTGGTGGTGAATCCGTATGTATTGAACGACGGACAGAGCGTGCTGATGAGCTGCATGGGCATTGCCTGTTCCGCCTCCCTGCTCTGCGGCATTATCCTTCTTTGCCTGAAATACCGCTTCACCGCGTACGTTGTCCTTCCTGCCGTCATCCTGTTCAACGCCGGCCTGTACATGATGCAGATGCGGTACGGGCTGACCCTGAACCTCTCCGTCCTTTCCAGCATGGCGGAGACCAATTTCCGGGAGGCCTGCGCTTTCTGCACTGCCGCCTCCGTCACCGGAGCCCTGCTGCTGGCGGGTTTCATCTACCTGGCCATTTACTGGAGCCGCCGCTCCCTGCGCCAGAAGGCCACGTGGGGCGCGCTGGCCTGCATCTGGAGCCTGTACGGAATCTTTCTGCTGCTGGGCATTCCGGCCACCTCCTACAGCTCCGAGCCCCTCTATCTTTATTACACCTCTGACAAGGCCAAGGGCTGGCCCCTCGTGGACTTCGTGATGGCGTACAAGCTGGCGGACGAATACGTCACCCAGGACGCAAGCCGCTTCAATGAACTCCGGAACCTGCCGTCCTGCGCGGAACCCCTCTCCGGGTGCGACGCGCCGGACGATCTTGCCGTGGTATTCCACATGGGCGAGAGCGTGCGCGCGGACCACCTTTCCCTCAACGGCTACCACCGGAACACGATGCCCCTTCTTTCCCGGGAACCCAACGTCGTTTCCTTCCCCCACGCCACCTCCTTCGGCATCGTGACCAGGATTTCCGCCATCGGCATGTTTACGGATGCGGAACTGTCCCGCCGCCGTCCCGCCCATTCCTCCTTCATTGACCTGTTCAACAAGCACGGTTTTCGCACCGTCCGGATCATGGACCTGTGCGGAGACTCCATCCATGACTATTCCCTGGGCATCCTGACCCGGAACTGCCGGGAACGGAAGCAGACGGCGCCCCTTCACCAGACGCCCGGAATGATGCAGGAACGCACCTCCCTGGTGATGGAGGAAGCCCTGAAACAGCATGGGAAGAGCAAGCAGTTTTACGTCATTTACAACAACGGCAGCCACATGGCGTTCAGTTATCCGGAGCAGGCGGAACGCTTTACCCCGGCGTCCTGCAACATGGACGACCCCAAGGCCCGTCTGGAAGAAACCGTCAATGCGTATGATAATTCCATCGTGGATCTGGACGCTTCCGTCCACCGCATGATTGCCCGGTTAAAGGACAGGCCTGCCATTTATTTTTACTGTTCCGACCACGGCGTAGCGCTGGGAGAAGAGGGAAAAATGTTCCAGGGGCACGTACTGCCGCCGGTTTACCGCCCCGCGATGTTCGTCTGGTATTCGGACGCCTTCGCCTCACGCTACCCGGAGATGGTGCGCGCGCTGAAGGCCAACCGTCTGAAAGCCGTTTCCCACGACCACATTTTCCACACCCTTCTTTCCCTGGCCTCCATCCGCTCGGAAGTCGTCAGGAACGGCCTGAACCTGGCCTCTCCGGATGCCCGGGAAACCCCGGCGCCCTTTCAACCGGAAGTGCTGGCGGAGTGGCAGGCCGCTCCCGCACCGCCGCAGCCGCTTCCGTAA